A single genomic interval of Macaca nemestrina isolate mMacNem1 chromosome 14, mMacNem.hap1, whole genome shotgun sequence harbors:
- the LOC105472000 gene encoding arrestin domain-containing protein 1 isoform X2 translates to MGRVQLFEISLSHGRVVYSPGEPLAGTVRVRLGAPLPFRAIRVTCTGSCGVSNKANDAAWVAEEDYFNSSLSLADKGSLPAGEHSFPFQFLLPATAPTSFEGPFGKIVHQVRAAIHTPRFSKDHKCSLVFYILSPLNLNSIPDIEQPNVASATKKFSYKLVKTGSVVLTASTDLRGYVVGQALQLHADIENQSGKDTSPVVASLLQKVSYKAKRWIHDVRTIAEVEGAGVKAWRRAQWHEQILVPALPQSALPGCSLIHIDYYLQVSLKAPEATVTLPVFIGNIAVNHAPLSPRPGPGLPPWAPPLVVPSAPPQEEAEAAAGGPHFLDPVSLSTKSHSQQQPLLATLGSVPGAPEPCPQDGSPASYPLRPPLCISTGATVPYFAEGSGGPVPTTSTLILPPEYSSWGYPYEAPPSYEQSCGGVDPSLTPES, encoded by the exons CCATCCGGGTGACCTGCACGGGTTCCTGCGGGGTCTCCAACAAGGCTAACGACGCAGCGTGGGTAGCGGAGGAGGACTACTTCAACAGTTCCCTGTCGCTGGCGGACAAGG GGAGTCTGCCCGCTGGTGAGCACAGCTTCCCCTTCCAGTTCCTGCTTCCTG CCACAGCACCCACGTCCTTTGAGGGTCCTTTTGGGAAGATCGTGCACCAGGTGAGGGCCGCCATCCACACGCCACGGTTTTCCAAGGATCACAAGTGCAGCCTCGTGTTCTATATCTTGAGCCCCCTGAATCTGAACAGCATCCCAGACATTGAG CAACCCAATGTGGCCTCTGCCACCAAGAAGTTCTCCTACAAGCTGGTGAAGACGGGCAGCGTGGTCCTCACAGCCAGCACTGATCTCCGCGGCTATGTGGTGGGGCAGGCACTGCAGCTGCACGCCGACATTGAGAACCAGTCAGGCAAGGACACCAGCCCTGTGGTGGCCAGTCTGCTGCAG AAAGTGTCCTATAAGGCCAAGCGCTGGATCCACGACGTACGGACCATTGCGGAGGTGGAGGGTGCGGGCGTCAAGGCCTGGCGGCGGGCACAGTGGCATGAGCAGATCCTGGTGCCTGCTTTGCCCCAGTCGGCCCTGCCAGGCTGCAGCCTCATCCACATCGACTACTACTTACAG GTCTCTCTGAAGGCACCGGAAGCTACTGTGACCCTCCCGGTCTTCATTGGCAATATTGCTGTGAACCATGCCCCACTGAGCCCCCGGCCAGGTCCAGGGCTGCCTCCCTGGGCCCCACCCCTGGTGGTGCCTTCTGCACCACCCCAGGAGGAGGCCGAGGCTGCGGCTGGCGGCCCCCACTTCTTGGACCCGGTCTCCCTCTCCACCAAGAGCCATTCGCAGCAGCAGCCCCTGCTGGCCACCTTGGGTTCTGTGCCTGGTGCCCCCGAGCCCTGTCCTCAGGATGGCAGCCCTGCCTCATATCCGCTTCGGCCTCCCTTGTGCATTTCAACAGGTGCCACTGTCCCCTACTTTGCAGAGGGCTCTGGGGGACCAGTGCCTACCACAAGCACCTTGATTCTTCCTCCAGAGTACAGCTCTTGGGGCTACCCCTATG AGGCCCCACCGTCCTATGAGCAGAGCTGCGGCGGCGTGGACCCCAGCCTGACCCCTGAGAGCTGA
- the LOC105472000 gene encoding arrestin domain-containing protein 1 isoform X1, protein MGRVQLFEISLSHGRVVYSPGEPLAGTVRVRLGAPLPFRAIRVTCTGSCGVSNKANDAAWVAEEDYFNSSLSLADKGSLPAGEHSFPFQFLLPATAPTSFEGPFGKIVHQVRAAIHTPRFSKDHKCSLVFYILSPLNLNSIPDIEQPNVASATKKFSYKLVKTGSVVLTASTDLRGYVVGQALQLHADIENQSGKDTSPVVASLLQKVSYKAKRWIHDVRTIAEVEGAGVKAWRRAQWHEQILVPALPQSALPGCSLIHIDYYLQVSLKAPEATVTLPVFIGNIAVNHAPLSPRPGPGLPPWAPPLVVPSAPPQEEAEAAAGGPHFLDPVSLSTKSHSQQQPLLATLGSVPGAPEPCPQDGSPASYPLRPPLCISTGATVPYFAEGSGGPVPTTSTLILPPEYSSWGYPYGESRARAWQGGDARSPMQTLLSPCRGPTVL, encoded by the exons CCATCCGGGTGACCTGCACGGGTTCCTGCGGGGTCTCCAACAAGGCTAACGACGCAGCGTGGGTAGCGGAGGAGGACTACTTCAACAGTTCCCTGTCGCTGGCGGACAAGG GGAGTCTGCCCGCTGGTGAGCACAGCTTCCCCTTCCAGTTCCTGCTTCCTG CCACAGCACCCACGTCCTTTGAGGGTCCTTTTGGGAAGATCGTGCACCAGGTGAGGGCCGCCATCCACACGCCACGGTTTTCCAAGGATCACAAGTGCAGCCTCGTGTTCTATATCTTGAGCCCCCTGAATCTGAACAGCATCCCAGACATTGAG CAACCCAATGTGGCCTCTGCCACCAAGAAGTTCTCCTACAAGCTGGTGAAGACGGGCAGCGTGGTCCTCACAGCCAGCACTGATCTCCGCGGCTATGTGGTGGGGCAGGCACTGCAGCTGCACGCCGACATTGAGAACCAGTCAGGCAAGGACACCAGCCCTGTGGTGGCCAGTCTGCTGCAG AAAGTGTCCTATAAGGCCAAGCGCTGGATCCACGACGTACGGACCATTGCGGAGGTGGAGGGTGCGGGCGTCAAGGCCTGGCGGCGGGCACAGTGGCATGAGCAGATCCTGGTGCCTGCTTTGCCCCAGTCGGCCCTGCCAGGCTGCAGCCTCATCCACATCGACTACTACTTACAG GTCTCTCTGAAGGCACCGGAAGCTACTGTGACCCTCCCGGTCTTCATTGGCAATATTGCTGTGAACCATGCCCCACTGAGCCCCCGGCCAGGTCCAGGGCTGCCTCCCTGGGCCCCACCCCTGGTGGTGCCTTCTGCACCACCCCAGGAGGAGGCCGAGGCTGCGGCTGGCGGCCCCCACTTCTTGGACCCGGTCTCCCTCTCCACCAAGAGCCATTCGCAGCAGCAGCCCCTGCTGGCCACCTTGGGTTCTGTGCCTGGTGCCCCCGAGCCCTGTCCTCAGGATGGCAGCCCTGCCTCATATCCGCTTCGGCCTCCCTTGTGCATTTCAACAGGTGCCACTGTCCCCTACTTTGCAGAGGGCTCTGGGGGACCAGTGCCTACCACAAGCACCTTGATTCTTCCTCCAGAGTACAGCTCTTGGGGCTACCCCTATGGTGAGTCAAGGGCCAGGGCTTGGCAGGGAGGGGACGCCAGGAGCCCCATGCAGACCCTGCTTTCTCCCTGCAGAGGCCCCACCGTCCTATGA